TTTTTCTTTTATTTAAGTTTCCCTTCTCTGAGTACAACACACCTTTATAGCAATAAGTTAGTTGTCTATGAATTTCGCCACTAGTTTTTAGTTAGATTCAATCGTATAAAAATCCAATATATTCTTCCTTATATTAATTTTTCTTCTCTTCTTGTGTATACAGATGGCATATATACTATGACCATTATTACTACATAACGATATACTTCATTGATCTAACTTATTGAGAAAGCTTATGTCTTTTCAAGGAAAAACCGTTTTCATTACTGGTGCCAGCAGGGGTATTGGCCACGCGATTGGAATACGTTTGGCAAAGGAAGGTGCTAATATTGTAATAGCAGCCAAAACAACAGAGCCTCATCCCAAACTTCCAGGCACCATTTATACAGCCGCTGAAGATATGGAAAAAGCAGGTGGGAAAGCATTGCCACTTGTAGTAGACATTCGTTATGAAGATCAGGTGCGTACGGCAGTAGAAAAAGCAGTGGAAACATTTGGAGGTATTGATATACTAATTAATAATGCCAGTGCCATTAATCTGACAGGTACTCTGCAAACAGATATGAAGCGATATGACCTGATGCATCAGATTAATACGCGAGGCACATTCTTATGCTCTCAAACATGTCTGCCTCATCTTCTTAAGGCAGAAAACCCACATGTGCTGAATCTTTCACCTCCTCTGAGTATGGAAACCCGATGGTTTGCACCTCATGTAGCCTATACGATGGCTAAATTTGGAATGAGTATGTGCGTACTGGGTATGGCGGGCGAATTTAAAGGCAAAGTCGCCTTCAATGCATTATGGCCACGAACAGCCATTGCCACTGCAGCTGTAGCCAACATTCTGGGAGGAGATGAGATGATTAAACATAGTCGTACGCCAGAAATACTAGCAGATGCAGCGTATTATATACTAAGGAGAGATCATAAAACAACCACAGGTAATTTCTTTATTGATGATGAAATTCTGGCTTCTGAAGGAATTACAGATCTGTCATCCTACAATGTTACTCCAGGTTTGAAACCAGAAGAACTTACGAAGGATTTCTTTATTTAACCCTCTTTGATAATTTTTTCATCTGTCTTTTGCACCAACCCAAAAGACAGATGAAAAACTGATATATAGTTCAGCCTAAACAACGTCTATTTCCCATATTAATTCCAGTTTTGAATCTGTTCACGGTCGAACAGTATCTGTTCACAAACGGACAGTTTTAGAAGGACACACTCCTGAAAAACCGCAAAATTAACTCAAAAACGCTCTTCCTAAGATTTGGTGCATTGTTTGTGTTCAGAAAACCAAACTGCTTTCTGTATACACTATCACTACCCGAATTAAAACTATGATTCGAAACTACATCAAAATTGCCTTTCGAAATCTTTTGAAGAACAAAGCGTATTCATCCATCAATATTCTGGGATTATCTGTAGGTATGGCAGTAGCCATTCTGATAGGGTTATGGATTTATGATGAACTTTCTTATGACAAGTACCATACGAACTATGATCGTTTAGCACAGGTCTATCAGAATCAAACCTTTAGTGGCACTACAGGTACCAGCGCTGCAATTCCTGTTCCGCTAGCAGGAGAGCTACGCACTAAGTATGGGGATGATTTCAAATCACTGGCTTTAGCTTCCTGGAACTTTGAACATATTCTAGCTTTTGAGGACAAGAAGTTCACCAAAGAAGGAATGTTCACAGAGCCCGAACTTCCAAAAATGCTTTCTCTGAAAATGATACAAGGCACATTAGATGGATTGAAAGATCCCTCCTCTATCCTTATTACCCAATCGCTGGCTGAAACACTTTTTGGAGATACTGACCCTATCAATAAGATCATAAAACTAGATAATAAAACGACTTTAAAAGTAACAGGTGTCTATGAAGATCTTCCTTATAACTCAACCTTACACAGTACCTCATTTTTAATTCCCTGGGAAAAATACCTTACTCTGCAAAACTGGGTAAAAGAGTCACAAACCCAATGGAACAACAATTCTTTCCAGCTATTTGTCCAGATTGCTGATAAAGCAGATTTTGGAAAGATCAATTCAAAAATTAAAAATGTTG
The DNA window shown above is from Xanthocytophaga agilis and carries:
- a CDS encoding NAD(P)-dependent oxidoreductase, with amino-acid sequence MSFQGKTVFITGASRGIGHAIGIRLAKEGANIVIAAKTTEPHPKLPGTIYTAAEDMEKAGGKALPLVVDIRYEDQVRTAVEKAVETFGGIDILINNASAINLTGTLQTDMKRYDLMHQINTRGTFLCSQTCLPHLLKAENPHVLNLSPPLSMETRWFAPHVAYTMAKFGMSMCVLGMAGEFKGKVAFNALWPRTAIATAAVANILGGDEMIKHSRTPEILADAAYYILRRDHKTTTGNFFIDDEILASEGITDLSSYNVTPGLKPEELTKDFFI